The following proteins are co-located in the Pedobacter sp. FW305-3-2-15-E-R2A2 genome:
- a CDS encoding proline/glycine betaine ABC transporter permease, giving the protein MIHIGTYIEQFINWLTLHFSALFHVIKIVVESIVNSVEWILMFPPFYVIIALIAFLAWKRTGWGLTLFTLLGLTLIWGMGYWAQTMATLALILSAAFIALLMGIPLGIWAAKTPLAGKLIRPVLDLMQTMPAFVYLIPAVLFFGLGKVPGAFATVIFAMPPAVRLTTLGISQVPKDIVEATRSFGATPRQLLFKVELPLALPTILAGVNQTIMMALSMVVISAMIAAGGLGEVVLKGITQLKIGLGFEGGIAVVILAVILDRITQSFGPKKKINA; this is encoded by the coding sequence ATGATACATATAGGAACTTATATAGAACAATTTATAAACTGGCTTACGCTTCATTTTTCTGCATTATTTCATGTGATTAAAATTGTTGTGGAGTCTATCGTGAACTCTGTAGAATGGATACTGATGTTCCCACCATTCTATGTCATCATTGCATTGATTGCTTTCCTGGCCTGGAAAAGGACGGGTTGGGGACTGACGTTGTTTACGTTGCTGGGTTTAACCCTGATCTGGGGAATGGGCTATTGGGCGCAAACGATGGCCACATTGGCATTGATCTTATCGGCGGCTTTCATTGCCTTATTGATGGGGATTCCTTTAGGGATATGGGCCGCAAAAACACCATTGGCCGGGAAACTCATCAGGCCAGTACTCGATTTAATGCAAACGATGCCTGCTTTTGTCTACCTGATCCCTGCTGTGCTGTTCTTCGGACTTGGAAAGGTTCCCGGAGCATTTGCTACTGTGATCTTTGCAATGCCTCCGGCAGTGCGCTTAACGACACTTGGGATCAGTCAGGTGCCAAAGGATATTGTGGAAGCAACACGCTCTTTCGGAGCAACACCACGTCAGTTACTTTTTAAAGTAGAACTGCCATTGGCCTTGCCGACGATCCTGGCGGGAGTCAATCAAACGATTATGATGGCGCTTTCAATGGTCGTTATCTCTGCAATGATTGCAGCTGGTGGATTAGGTGAAGTTGTGCTTAAGGGAATTACACAGTTGAAAATCGGGTTAGGTTTTGAAGGTGGAATTGCAGTGGTCATCCTGGCGGTGATTCTTGACAGAATTACACAGTCGTTCGGACCTAAGAAAAAGATAAACGCATAA
- a CDS encoding glycine betaine ABC transporter substrate-binding protein, which produces MKRFISGILIALAIGMVYSCGNATNDKKVTIAYVNWAEGVAMTHLSKVLLEREGYTVDLKNADVAPVFAAVAGGDADVFLDTWMPVTHKEYIDKFGAKLEMLGTNFKNARIGLVVPDYVKVNSIEELNANAAMFDGKIVGIDAGAGIMSKAEAAVKDYGLKLELQSASEAAMLAILKKSIDAKQPVVITGWSPHYIFSNYKLKFLNDPKEVFGAVESIQTVANKDFVLANPQVTTFFRNFQLDDQELSSLMAEMESSDNEKVAVEKWLTEHVELEAQMRSFLKTEDH; this is translated from the coding sequence ATGAAAAGATTCATCAGCGGAATATTAATCGCATTGGCCATCGGGATGGTTTATTCCTGTGGAAATGCAACAAATGATAAAAAGGTAACGATAGCTTATGTGAACTGGGCAGAAGGAGTCGCAATGACTCATTTGTCTAAAGTCCTGCTGGAAAGAGAAGGATATACTGTGGATTTGAAAAATGCAGATGTAGCACCGGTATTTGCGGCGGTAGCAGGCGGGGATGCGGATGTGTTTCTGGATACCTGGATGCCGGTAACGCATAAAGAATATATAGATAAATTTGGTGCTAAGCTGGAGATGCTGGGAACCAATTTCAAAAATGCCAGGATTGGTTTGGTGGTTCCTGACTATGTGAAGGTCAATAGTATCGAAGAACTGAACGCCAATGCAGCGATGTTTGATGGCAAGATTGTGGGCATCGATGCCGGAGCAGGAATTATGAGTAAAGCCGAAGCTGCGGTTAAAGATTATGGTTTGAAACTGGAATTGCAATCTGCCAGTGAAGCGGCAATGCTGGCCATCCTTAAGAAAAGTATAGATGCGAAACAACCTGTAGTTATTACAGGCTGGTCCCCTCATTATATTTTCAGCAATTATAAATTGAAGTTCCTGAACGATCCTAAAGAAGTCTTTGGGGCGGTGGAATCCATACAGACCGTTGCGAACAAAGATTTTGTTCTGGCAAACCCACAGGTGACAACCTTCTTTAGAAATTTTCAACTGGATGATCAGGAGCTGAGTTCCTTAATGGCGGAGATGGAAAGCAGCGACAATGAGAAAGTTGCGGTGGAGAAATGGCTGACGGAACATGTGGAGCTGGAAGCGCAAATGAGGTCTTTCCTGAAGACGGAAGACCACTAA
- a CDS encoding glycosyltransferase family 2 protein: MKISIVTVVFNGLEFIEDCILSLAAQDHLTIEHIVIDGGSTDGTIEVIHKYLKQISYFCSEKDQGLYDALNKGIAVATGEVLGILHADDCFADWGVLSAVADCFNVNQCEAVYGNLNFIQRHSPAMSRRKWVSKVYSRKDLRRGWMPAHPTLFLKKELFLSLGGYLLNYGSSADYELILRYFYRYRIHAVFLDRVLVNMKLGGLSNGSFRKRSRAAVYDYKALSTHEVPYPFLVLLLKRVRKVRQFF, translated from the coding sequence ATGAAAATAAGTATCGTTACGGTTGTTTTTAATGGGCTGGAGTTTATTGAAGATTGCATTTTATCGCTGGCTGCCCAGGATCATTTGACTATAGAACATATCGTGATCGATGGGGGCTCAACAGATGGAACCATTGAGGTCATTCACAAGTATCTGAAACAGATTTCCTATTTCTGCTCGGAAAAAGACCAGGGTTTATATGATGCATTGAATAAAGGGATTGCGGTTGCTACTGGTGAAGTTCTGGGCATATTGCATGCTGATGACTGTTTTGCCGATTGGGGAGTGCTCAGCGCAGTGGCGGATTGTTTCAACGTGAATCAATGTGAAGCTGTGTATGGTAATTTAAATTTTATACAACGACATTCTCCTGCTATGTCGCGTAGAAAATGGGTTTCTAAAGTTTATAGCAGGAAGGACCTCCGGCGTGGCTGGATGCCTGCTCATCCTACTTTATTCTTAAAAAAAGAACTGTTTCTTTCTTTGGGTGGCTATTTGTTGAATTACGGATCTTCGGCAGATTATGAACTTATATTGAGGTATTTCTATCGCTATAGGATTCATGCGGTTTTTTTAGACAGGGTATTGGTTAATATGAAGTTGGGTGGATTAAGCAATGGTTCTTTCAGGAAGCGGAGCAGGGCTGCAGTTTACGATTATAAAGCATTGAGTACGCATGAAGTCCCATATCCTTTTTTAGTGCTGTTGTTGAAAAGGGTAAGGAAAGTAAGGCAGTTTTTTTAG
- a CDS encoding MraY family glycosyltransferase, with amino-acid sequence MMEGIVFFAFSFLQVALLIPVVIRFSFLLGVYDEADGRRKNHGGNISRLGGLAIFAGLMAGILLFIDLKADISMLFVLASFMLLFMLGLNDDVCGTGPVLKIFVQSVSAMILVFAGWQEEPDWIGFLMVFLFVLLSNAFNLIDGLDGLAGTLGLFVNLFFGILLLLGEDHGYGGIAIILSGSLAGFLLFNCAPAKIFMGDAMAMLTGLISGLMALRFIKLADGGGISFLYSDSAMVVALAVLIVPVFDCLRVFFIRLLHHTSPFSGDRNHIHHRLKQLGYTDRAVVFRLLIFNISMVGMTLLLQHLGNFTLIILLFSICMLSNGLLTFAIRKTGDKNYRLRDVLLRDTLNISRN; translated from the coding sequence ATGATGGAAGGGATTGTTTTTTTTGCCTTTAGTTTCTTGCAGGTGGCATTGTTAATTCCGGTAGTGATCCGCTTCTCTTTCCTTTTAGGGGTATATGACGAGGCAGATGGGAGGCGAAAAAATCATGGCGGGAACATTTCGAGGCTCGGTGGGCTCGCTATTTTTGCAGGATTAATGGCCGGTATTTTACTGTTTATAGATTTAAAAGCAGATATAAGTATGCTGTTTGTGCTGGCCTCTTTTATGCTCTTGTTTATGCTGGGACTGAACGATGATGTTTGCGGAACAGGTCCGGTTTTAAAGATTTTTGTGCAATCGGTATCGGCCATGATTCTGGTCTTTGCAGGCTGGCAGGAGGAGCCCGATTGGATCGGTTTTCTAATGGTTTTTCTGTTTGTGCTGCTGAGTAATGCTTTTAACCTGATCGACGGGCTGGATGGATTGGCTGGAACTTTGGGGCTCTTTGTGAACCTTTTCTTTGGTATTCTGCTCCTTCTTGGCGAGGACCATGGCTATGGCGGAATTGCAATAATTCTGTCCGGATCACTTGCCGGTTTTCTCCTGTTTAACTGTGCGCCGGCAAAAATATTCATGGGCGATGCCATGGCGATGCTGACGGGACTGATTTCCGGGCTAATGGCGCTGAGGTTTATTAAACTGGCAGATGGTGGAGGGATCAGTTTTCTATATTCAGATTCAGCCATGGTTGTCGCTTTGGCAGTATTGATCGTTCCCGTATTTGATTGTCTGAGGGTGTTTTTTATTCGGCTCCTGCATCATACCTCTCCATTCTCCGGGGATAGAAATCACATCCACCACCGTCTGAAGCAATTGGGATATACAGATAGGGCAGTGGTTTTCCGTCTGCTTATTTTTAACATCAGTATGGTCGGAATGACACTCCTGTTGCAGCATCTGGGCAATTTTACCCTGATCATTCTGCTGTTTTCCATTTGTATGCTGTCTAATGGCCTGCTTACTTTTGCAATCCGCAAAACAGGAGATAAAAATTACCGTTTAAGAGACGTTCTGCTCAGGGATACTTTAAATATCAGCCGAAATTAA
- the gap gene encoding type I glyceraldehyde-3-phosphate dehydrogenase, translating to MNIAINGFGRIGRMFLRRAIEKNINVVAINDLGDAATLAHLFKYDTVHRGFKGKVSFESDALIINGKKIQLYSKSNPEELPWAALEIDLVLESTGKFISRAGAGQHLLAGAKQVLISAPAADKDIPMVVLGVNDDAIDLKSTILSNASCTTNNVAPMVKILDDNWGVLEGYITTVHSMTGDQNLHDGPHKDLRRARAASASIIPTSTGAAKAITNIFPHLEGKLGGAGIRVPVLNGSLTDFTCLLKSPTTIEEINAAFKKASEQELKALVEYTEDPIVSVDILDNPHSCIFDAQLTSIVGDMVKVVGWYDNESGYSARLVDLVQKIEKING from the coding sequence ATGAATATAGCAATTAATGGTTTTGGTAGAATTGGCCGTATGTTTTTACGTAGGGCAATTGAGAAAAACATCAATGTTGTGGCCATCAATGATTTAGGTGATGCGGCAACGCTGGCACACTTATTTAAGTATGATACGGTACACAGAGGGTTTAAAGGGAAAGTCTCTTTTGAATCAGATGCCTTAATCATTAACGGAAAGAAGATTCAGCTGTATTCAAAATCCAATCCTGAGGAACTTCCATGGGCAGCTTTGGAGATTGATCTGGTCCTGGAATCTACGGGTAAATTCATTAGCCGGGCAGGAGCGGGGCAACATTTGCTTGCCGGTGCTAAACAAGTGTTGATTTCTGCACCCGCTGCAGATAAAGATATCCCTATGGTCGTACTTGGTGTAAATGACGACGCGATAGATTTAAAAAGCACCATTCTTTCCAATGCTTCCTGCACGACGAATAATGTGGCACCAATGGTGAAAATATTAGATGATAACTGGGGCGTATTAGAGGGTTACATCACTACGGTTCACTCCATGACGGGGGATCAGAACCTTCATGATGGTCCACATAAAGATTTAAGAAGGGCAAGGGCGGCTTCTGCTTCCATCATTCCGACAAGTACTGGTGCGGCAAAAGCAATTACTAATATTTTTCCTCATCTGGAAGGTAAGTTGGGTGGTGCCGGGATCAGGGTTCCGGTTTTGAATGGTTCTTTGACAGATTTTACCTGTCTTTTAAAATCTCCGACAACCATCGAAGAAATTAATGCAGCTTTTAAAAAGGCTTCGGAGCAGGAGTTGAAAGCTTTGGTGGAGTATACTGAAGACCCGATTGTTTCCGTTGATATTCTAGACAATCCACATTCCTGCATTTTTGATGCACAGCTGACCTCTATCGTTGGAGATATGGTTAAGGTAGTGGGATGGTATGACAATGAATCCGGATATTCTGCGAGATTGGTAGACCTGGTTCAAAAAATTGAGAAAATAAATGGTTAA
- a CDS encoding GNAT family N-acetyltransferase, giving the protein MVKYISAEQTLPLRSLVLRNGLPEAECVFPQDHIDGGLHLGCFAGDQLVSVATIFPEDHPEHGPRGFRLRGMASDPAFAGKGYGAKLINFAIDELTSANAAYIWCNARSAAAAFYTKLGFTMISEEFEIPGIGPHFNMIRLLAVN; this is encoded by the coding sequence ATGGTTAAATATATATCAGCTGAACAAACACTGCCCTTGCGCAGCTTGGTGCTCAGAAATGGACTTCCGGAAGCGGAATGTGTGTTCCCTCAGGATCACATCGATGGTGGCTTACATCTGGGTTGCTTTGCCGGAGATCAATTGGTTTCTGTTGCGACCATCTTCCCTGAAGATCATCCTGAACATGGCCCTCGTGGCTTCCGTTTGCGTGGAATGGCTTCTGATCCGGCCTTTGCGGGAAAGGGATATGGCGCAAAGCTCATAAATTTTGCAATTGATGAACTGACATCCGCTAATGCTGCTTATATTTGGTGCAATGCCCGTAGTGCTGCCGCTGCTTTTTATACGAAGCTTGGCTTTACCATGATTTCCGAAGAGTTTGAGATACCGGGGATAGGCCCGCATTTTAATATGATCCGGTTGCTGGCTGTAAATTAA
- a CDS encoding phosphoglycerate kinase — protein sequence MKTIDQCNFKDKKALIRVDFNVPLDAEFNITDDKRMRAALPTITKILNDGGSVILMSHLGRPKGGPEDKYSLKHILGDLSRMLDLEVKFADDCIGASAVDKAKNLEPGQVLLLENLRFYKEEEKGDRDFAEKLSKLGNVYVNDAFGTAHRAHASTSIIAEFFPNDKYFGYLMAEELKNAEKVNHGAVKPFTAIMGGAKVSDKILLIESLLDKVDNLIIGGGMAYTFAKAQGGEIGTSLLEEDRMALCLELLEKAKAKGVKLFLPLDTTIADKFANDAEKKDVDTGHIPADWMGLDIGPKSIELFSEVIKNSKTLLWNGPMGVFEMANFEHGTRAIANAVVAATQDNGAFSLIGGGDSAAAIAKFNLEDKVSYVSTGGGALLEYMEGKELPGVKAINA from the coding sequence ATGAAAACAATAGACCAGTGTAATTTCAAAGATAAGAAAGCCCTAATCCGAGTGGACTTTAATGTTCCTTTGGACGCGGAATTTAACATTACTGATGATAAAAGGATGCGTGCTGCATTGCCTACCATTACTAAAATATTGAATGATGGTGGTTCAGTGATCCTGATGTCTCACCTGGGACGTCCAAAAGGCGGACCAGAAGACAAATACTCTTTGAAACACATTTTAGGTGACCTTTCCAGAATGCTGGATTTGGAGGTGAAATTTGCGGACGATTGTATTGGTGCATCTGCGGTAGATAAAGCCAAAAACCTGGAACCAGGACAAGTGTTGTTATTGGAGAATCTTCGTTTCTATAAAGAAGAAGAAAAAGGCGACAGAGATTTCGCGGAAAAGTTGTCTAAACTTGGAAATGTCTATGTAAACGATGCTTTTGGGACTGCGCACCGTGCACACGCCTCTACATCAATCATAGCGGAATTTTTTCCTAACGATAAATACTTCGGCTATCTGATGGCTGAAGAATTGAAAAATGCAGAAAAAGTAAATCATGGTGCAGTGAAACCTTTCACGGCAATTATGGGTGGTGCGAAAGTGTCTGATAAGATTTTGTTGATTGAAAGCTTATTGGATAAAGTAGATAACCTGATCATTGGTGGTGGAATGGCTTATACTTTTGCGAAAGCACAAGGTGGTGAGATTGGTACCTCCCTGTTGGAAGAAGACAGAATGGCACTTTGCCTGGAGTTGCTGGAAAAGGCGAAAGCTAAAGGAGTAAAGTTATTTCTCCCACTTGATACCACCATCGCTGATAAATTTGCAAATGATGCCGAGAAAAAGGACGTAGATACCGGTCATATTCCTGCAGACTGGATGGGATTGGACATCGGCCCAAAAAGTATCGAACTGTTTTCTGAAGTGATTAAAAACTCAAAAACTTTGCTTTGGAATGGTCCGATGGGTGTTTTTGAAATGGCTAATTTTGAGCATGGTACCCGTGCAATTGCAAATGCGGTTGTAGCTGCTACTCAGGATAATGGCGCTTTTTCATTGATTGGTGGCGGTGATTCTGCTGCGGCAATTGCTAAATTCAATTTAGAAGATAAAGTAAGTTATGTATCTACCGGTGGTGGTGCATTATTGGAATATATGGAAGGTAAAGAATTGCCGGGAGTGAAGGCGATCAATGCCTAA
- the mraZ gene encoding division/cell wall cluster transcriptional repressor MraZ, translating to MVQLLGEFDCKLDAKGRLMVPSSLKKQLPNVEQEGLVINRGFEKHLVIYPKKVWEGIVEELSKLNPYEQKNREFIRYFTRGATELTLDATGRVNLPKSLLESVGIEISAELVLACQFDKIEVWSKKSYDALFDKEPEDFAMLAEEVMGNKNRRNDGE from the coding sequence ATGGTTCAATTGTTAGGAGAATTTGATTGTAAATTGGATGCGAAAGGCCGCTTGATGGTTCCTTCGTCTCTGAAAAAACAATTGCCCAACGTTGAGCAAGAGGGACTTGTGATTAACAGGGGGTTTGAAAAGCACCTGGTGATCTATCCTAAAAAAGTATGGGAGGGAATCGTGGAAGAGTTAAGTAAGTTGAATCCGTACGAACAAAAAAACAGAGAATTTATTCGATATTTTACCCGTGGCGCGACGGAATTGACGTTAGATGCGACCGGAAGGGTGAATTTACCTAAGTCTTTATTGGAATCTGTAGGCATAGAAATCAGTGCAGAACTGGTTCTGGCCTGTCAGTTTGACAAGATTGAAGTCTGGTCTAAAAAATCGTATGATGCTTTGTTTGATAAAGAGCCTGAAGATTTTGCAATGCTTGCAGAAGAAGTAATGGGCAATAAGAATAGGAGGAATGATGGAGAATAA
- the rsmH gene encoding 16S rRNA (cytosine(1402)-N(4))-methyltransferase RsmH, translating into MENNYHIPVMLKECIDGLNIKPDGVYVDVTFGGGGHSREILKHLGKDGVLIAFDQDPDAQRNKIDDPRFIFVDQNFAFIKNNLRLLGYRAVDGILADLGVSSHQFDVPERGFSTRFESDLDMRMDKQGALTAADVLNTYTEDKLHKIFGIYGEVKNAKSLARAVVTGRVEQPIKTLADFKRAAGAHIPKGKEHKYMAQVFQALRIEVNAEIEVLENFLMQTADVLKTGGRLVVMSYHSLEDRPVKNFIAKGKFKGEVEKDFYGNEQKPLKIITRKAVVADAEELERNSRARSAKLRIGEKL; encoded by the coding sequence ATGGAGAATAATTACCACATCCCCGTAATGTTGAAAGAATGTATCGATGGTTTGAATATCAAACCTGATGGTGTATATGTGGACGTGACCTTTGGTGGTGGCGGACATTCAAGAGAAATCCTGAAGCATTTAGGTAAAGACGGAGTGTTGATCGCCTTCGATCAGGATCCTGATGCACAAAGGAATAAGATTGATGACCCACGTTTTATTTTTGTAGATCAGAATTTTGCCTTCATCAAAAATAACCTGCGCTTATTGGGTTATAGAGCGGTAGATGGAATTCTGGCCGACCTTGGCGTTTCTTCCCACCAGTTTGATGTGCCGGAAAGAGGCTTTTCTACCAGGTTCGAATCTGACCTGGATATGCGTATGGATAAACAAGGCGCTTTAACGGCTGCTGATGTTTTGAATACCTATACAGAAGATAAGCTTCATAAAATTTTCGGAATTTATGGTGAGGTAAAAAATGCAAAATCACTGGCCCGTGCGGTAGTAACCGGCCGTGTGGAACAACCGATTAAGACACTTGCTGATTTTAAAAGAGCAGCAGGTGCACACATTCCGAAAGGAAAAGAGCATAAATATATGGCTCAGGTGTTCCAGGCTTTGCGCATCGAGGTCAATGCAGAAATTGAAGTGCTGGAGAATTTTTTAATGCAAACGGCTGATGTCTTAAAAACAGGAGGCCGTTTGGTGGTAATGTCCTACCATTCACTGGAAGACAGACCGGTTAAGAATTTTATAGCAAAGGGGAAGTTTAAAGGTGAGGTGGAAAAAGATTTTTATGGGAACGAACAAAAACCTCTTAAAATCATCACCAGAAAAGCGGTGGTTGCGGATGCTGAAGAGCTGGAGCGCAACAGCCGGGCAAGGAGTGCCAAACTCAGAATTGGAGAAAAGCTATGA
- a CDS encoding FtsL-like putative cell division protein codes for MNNEFRHHIEEEDLEPEEIQLKKPRRKVREPEGEKAFFKKLFTEGVVTKEAATDMLPFLLFLSVLCMLYIANSHMAVKNIRSIDKLNKEVKELSWEYKSLKADLMFKSKLTEVAKKVDTLGIKELTEPPKKIVINTNEH; via the coding sequence ATGAATAACGAGTTCAGGCACCATATAGAAGAGGAGGATTTGGAACCTGAAGAAATTCAGTTGAAGAAACCACGGAGGAAAGTAAGGGAGCCTGAAGGTGAAAAAGCGTTCTTTAAAAAGTTATTTACCGAGGGTGTAGTGACTAAGGAAGCGGCAACAGATATGTTACCGTTTTTACTGTTTTTGTCTGTTTTGTGTATGCTATACATTGCAAACAGCCATATGGCGGTAAAGAACATTAGAAGTATTGATAAATTAAATAAAGAAGTAAAAGAGTTGAGCTGGGAATATAAGTCGCTAAAAGCAGACTTAATGTTCAAAAGCAAATTGACTGAAGTTGCAAAAAAGGTAGATACATTGGGGATTAAGGAATTAACCGAACCTCCTAAAAAAATTGTAATCAACACTAATGAACATTAG